In Chryseobacterium gotjawalense, the following are encoded in one genomic region:
- the hutH gene encoding histidine ammonia-lyase — protein MKIYGVDTFTITDVMAILDNPKKAKLNKEAKQKILKSQQNVQKIVASDRTVYGINTGFGPLCDVKISEEETAQLQYNLIISHAVGVGKPIAKDYSKVMMIAKIHALSKGFSGVSLEVIERLILMLENDIIPVVPEQGSVGASGDLAPLAHLVLPLLGLGKVWQKDEIQETGKVLKKHGLKPLQLGPKEGLGLINGTQFILAHAILGLHRFEYLLDLADLTAAVSLEAYRGSASPFKKELHDIRPFDGSRKVASRMRKFLKDSDNLKSHEFCDRVQDPYSMRCVPQVHGASRNSFEHLKNLAETELNSVTDNPIVLSAEESISGGNFHGQLLALPLDYATLAVAELGNISDRRSYLLLEGKYGLPRLLTESSGLNSGFMIPQYTSAALVTENKTLCFPASADSIPTSLGQEDHVSMGSISGRKFNQVLGNLENILAVELMFGAQGLEFRRPAKCGKFVENAYSLIRTKVAKLEEDRLIGEDMLAIAELIRERKFEVN, from the coding sequence ATGAAAATTTACGGCGTAGATACTTTTACAATTACCGATGTAATGGCGATTTTAGACAACCCTAAAAAAGCAAAACTCAACAAAGAAGCCAAACAGAAAATTCTGAAATCTCAGCAAAACGTGCAGAAAATCGTAGCTTCTGACCGAACGGTTTATGGAATCAATACAGGTTTTGGTCCGCTTTGCGATGTGAAAATTTCGGAAGAAGAAACAGCTCAACTTCAGTATAATTTAATTATTTCGCATGCAGTAGGCGTTGGAAAACCAATTGCCAAGGATTATTCGAAAGTGATGATGATTGCAAAAATTCATGCGTTGTCAAAAGGATTTTCAGGCGTTTCTCTGGAAGTGATTGAGCGATTGATTCTGATGCTTGAAAATGATATTATTCCGGTGGTGCCTGAGCAAGGTTCTGTAGGCGCTTCCGGAGATTTGGCTCCGCTGGCGCATTTGGTTTTACCGCTTTTAGGTTTGGGAAAAGTTTGGCAAAAAGATGAAATTCAAGAGACTGGAAAAGTTCTGAAAAAGCATGGTTTAAAACCGTTGCAACTCGGTCCGAAAGAAGGATTGGGTCTAATTAACGGTACCCAGTTTATTTTAGCACATGCTATTTTAGGTTTGCATCGATTTGAATATTTACTCGACCTGGCAGATTTAACGGCGGCTGTAAGTTTGGAAGCTTATCGCGGTTCGGCAAGTCCGTTTAAAAAGGAACTTCATGATATCCGTCCGTTTGACGGCAGCCGGAAAGTGGCATCAAGGATGCGGAAATTTTTAAAAGATTCTGACAATTTAAAAAGTCATGAATTTTGTGACCGTGTTCAGGATCCTTATTCTATGCGTTGTGTTCCTCAGGTTCATGGGGCGAGCAGAAATTCTTTTGAACATTTAAAAAATTTAGCAGAAACCGAATTGAATTCGGTGACGGATAATCCGATTGTATTAAGTGCGGAAGAGTCGATTTCAGGTGGTAATTTTCACGGACAGTTATTGGCTTTACCATTGGATTACGCCACTTTAGCTGTAGCGGAACTGGGAAATATTTCTGACCGAAGAAGTTATCTTTTACTGGAAGGAAAATATGGTTTACCAAGATTATTAACGGAAAGTTCAGGATTAAATTCCGGCTTTATGATTCCACAATACACTTCTGCTGCGTTGGTTACGGAGAATAAAACCTTGTGTTTTCCGGCTTCGGCAGATTCTATTCCAACGAGTTTGGGACAGGAAGACCACGTTTCTATGGGAAGTATTTCCGGTAGAAAATTCAATCAGGTTTTGGGGAATTTAGAAAATATTCTTGCTGTAGAATTAATGTTTGGAGCGCAGGGATTAGAATTCCGGCGACCGGCAAAATGCGGAAAGTTTGTAGAAAACGCCTATTCATTAATCCGGACGAAAGTAGCCAAATTAGAAGAAGACCGACTGATCGGCGAAGATATGTTGGCAATCGCAGAGTTAATCAGAGAAAGAAAGTTTGAGGTGAATTAA
- a CDS encoding porin family protein → MKKLLLSSALCAAAVLSAQIDFSSTRFGITAGGTYSRISNAHNPSGPRFSGYGGVLAMIPVDSNNQFYIQPQVEYLGAGETGKDKDAKGKIGYDAVYANNYISVPIYFKAYFSEAESEFFAMAGPKFNFLVNQKVTDPSKPYYAVDELSAYPGVNGKANSFNFALGFGVGYSLKRQLEIAARYDLGLSNTYKGLMNEPGSDPNIAKKKSEQVLSLGLSYIFQ, encoded by the coding sequence ATGAAAAAATTATTACTCAGTTCAGCACTATGTGCAGCTGCCGTTTTATCAGCTCAAATTGATTTCAGCAGCACGCGATTCGGAATTACCGCAGGAGGAACTTATTCGAGGATAAGTAATGCCCATAATCCATCAGGTCCCAGATTTTCTGGTTATGGTGGGGTTTTGGCAATGATCCCTGTAGACAGTAATAACCAGTTTTACATTCAGCCTCAGGTTGAATATCTGGGAGCCGGTGAAACCGGAAAGGATAAAGATGCGAAAGGAAAAATTGGGTACGATGCAGTTTATGCCAACAACTATATCAGTGTTCCTATTTATTTTAAAGCGTATTTTTCTGAAGCCGAGTCCGAGTTTTTTGCAATGGCCGGACCGAAATTTAATTTTTTGGTGAATCAGAAAGTCACCGATCCAAGTAAGCCATATTATGCTGTTGACGAACTGTCTGCTTACCCAGGCGTAAACGGAAAGGCAAACAGTTTTAATTTTGCTTTGGGTTTCGGCGTGGGTTATTCATTGAAGCGGCAACTTGAAATCGCTGCAAGATATGATCTTGGATTGAGCAATACCTACAAAGGTTTAATGAATGAACCGGGATCTGATCCCAATATTGCAAAAAAGAAATCGGAACAGGTGCTTAGCCTGGGCTTAAGTTATATTTTTCAATAA